A section of the Cololabis saira isolate AMF1-May2022 chromosome 6, fColSai1.1, whole genome shotgun sequence genome encodes:
- the LOC133446390 gene encoding zinc finger MYM-type protein 1-like, with product MKRTQNIETFFLIKKKKAGDQGTLHNDETAGPSSTIQHSADTSPSDQLGHEDTTQQETLCSSGGSGSDTEEASHTSHPTPSHQLDISRCPADGPTQPVLRVYPRTVQGDRKRAFNHSWFTHFTWLEYSQSCDSAYCFACRHFSLPNTPETPFTAQGGYSNWKKAMYKDGGFKWHEKSEGHVNAMFAWSEYKKNILRDFSIRDALDQAYKKKVEENRTYIKTIAEVLRLTAMQNIAQRGHIETEGSQNKGNFLELIELIARHNPLIAKKMNASGNAKYLSNTIQNEILECLSDMVRESIIQELKESEVFSVIADETKDLKKSEQLSLVLRYYYNGAVHESFLDFQRASELDAAGLSQKIIQCLERYGLDYKSNLVGQGYDGAAVMSGRCNGVAARIKAEAKHAFYVHCNAHCLNLVIVDSVKAVPEVDCFFALLQETLEDCRAGSCFDDLWQQTVETAKKCNVAVEAVEKRKQRGSSRLSEYLVESTVGQRRCKEGDKDKFKIDVFYPHPGSFECRTSETVQQK from the exons ATGAAAAGGACTCAAAACATTGAGACCTTTTTcttgataaagaaaaaaaaagctggtgATCAAG GAACTTTGCACAATGATGAGACTGCGGGCCCATCATCGACAATTCAGCATTCTGCAG ACACTTCCCCTAGTGATCAGTTAGGTCACGAAGATACCACCCAACAGGAGACTCTCTGTAGTAGTGGTGGAAGCGGCAGTGACACTGAAGAGGCTAGCCATACTTCGCACCCCACACCATCCCACCAACTGG ACATATCCCGGTGTCCAGCAGACGGACCGACACAGCCTGTCCTTAGGGTGTATCCACGGACTGTGCAGGGGGACAGAAAAAGAGCCTTCAACCACTCATGGTTCACGCACTTCACATGGTTGGAGTACTCACAAAGTTGTGACTCTGCATATTGCTTTGCATGTAGACACTTTAGCTTGCCCAACACCCCTGAAACACCCTTTACAGCACAGGGAGGTTACTCCAATTGGAAAAAGGCCATGTACAAAGATGGGGGGTTTAAATGGCATGAGAAATCAGAAGGGCATGTTAATGCAATGTTTGCCTGGagtgaatacaaaaaaaatattctcaGAGATTTTTCTATACGAGATGCTTTGGACCAAgcctacaaaaaaaaagttgaggaAAACCGGACGTACATAAAAACAATTGCTGAAGTGCTTCGTCTTACAGCCATGCAGAACATTGCTCAAAGGGGACACATCGAAACTGAAGGCTcacaaaacaaaggaaatttCCTAGAACTGATTGAACTGATTGCAAGACACAATCCACTGAttgcaaaaaaaatgaatgcatcagGCAATGCCAAGTATCTCAGTAACACAATCCAGAATGAAATTTTGGAATGCCTGTCAGATATGGTCCGGGAATCCATCATACAGGAACTGAAAGAAAGTGAGGTTTTTTCTGTTATTGCAGATGAAACAAAAGATCTTAAGAAAAGTGAGCAACTGTCATTAGTACTGAGGTACTATTATAATGGTGCAGTTCATGAGAGCTTTTTAGATTTCCAGAGAGCCAGTGAATTAGATGCAGCAGGACTCAGTCAGAAAATAATACAGTGTCTGGAAAGATATGGCCTTGATTACAAGTCTAATCTTGTAGGTCAAGGTTATGATGGGGCAGCGGTGATGTCAGGGAGATGCAATGGGGTTGCAGCAAGGATCAAAGCAGAGGCTAAACATGCCTTTTATGTTCACTGCAACGCACATTGTCTCAACCTCGTTATTGTTGATTCAGTGAAAGCAGTGCCTGAAGttgattgtttttttgcatTGCTGCAGGAGACTTTAGAGGACTGTAGAGCTGGATCTTGTTTTGATGATCTTTGGCAGCAAACTGTGGAGACTGCAAAGAAATGTAATGTTGCAGTTGAGGCTGTTGAGAAAAGGAAACAAAGAGGGAGCTCCAGACTTAGTGAGTATCTTGTAGAATCCACTGTTGGTCAACGTAGATGCAAGGAAGGGGACAAAGATAAGTTCAAGATTGATGTATTTTACCCCCATCCTGGATCATTTGAATGCAGAACTTCAGAGACGGTTCAGCAAAAATAA
- the LOC133445559 gene encoding la-related protein 6-like → MKILDSRVNGFNTDPHVFVRLSAGFQRLLPLLYLETPKLQNTSVSADTMSEQKGNDARPPGHEDGENESLCFETRAQLEKMFSDSHLAENSFLLKHVLKNKHGYVSLKLLTSLKKIKSLTSDWNVTLMAAECSDLLEVNDDCTKVRRKEPLPSWLLCSPTNKFLLIWDVSRRPGGQGVASQGQGDVASQGHDSLLLKVLQRFGNNGSVASVWILHPGDDLPKELQQYAKHNKELSRVVCAVVKFNSLEGAREAFSALRAEEEEEEVDGISLRVAQMGFKSVRDSIRSEPPEEESRSQTGEIPRPQEHPLDVMKVKVGPEPSPPQDVFEEPRGTYYPQVCFKDSMKQYFEKHCLRPPYTLKQDSRIDYSCGDCNVESPWVLRRKCAATAAGHLDMTRPRNVPYLMQGVLRQPRGPDGSKGFHARRESFGSLG, encoded by the exons ATGAAAATCCTCGACAGCAGAGTCAATGGTTTCAACACAGATCCCCATG TATTCGTGCGACTGTCAGCTGGTTTTCAGAGACTTCTGCCTTTGCTGTACTTGGAGACCCCTAAACTGCAGAACACCTCAGTATCTGCTGATACCATGAGCGAACAAAAAGG AAATGATGCACGACCTCCCGGACACGAGGACGGCGAAAACGAGTCCCTCTGCTTCGAGACTAGAGCGCAGCTGGAGAAAATGTTCTCCGACAGTCACCTGGCGGAGAACAGCTTTCTGCTGAAACACGTGCTGAAGAACAAGCACGGCTACGTCAGCCTCAAACTTCTTACTTCTTTGAAAAAG ATAAAATCCCTGACCAGCGACTGGAACGTAACTCTGATGGCTGCAGAGTGCTCTGACCTCCTGGAGGTCAACGACGACTGCACCAAGGTGAGGCGCAAGGAGCCGCTTCCCAGCTGGCTGCTGTGCTCCCCGACCAACAAGTTCCTGCTCATCTGGGATGTTTCCAGGAGGCCGGGCGGCCAGGGCGTGGCCTCCCAGGGCCAGGGAGATGTGGCCTCGCAGGGCCACGATTCCCTTTTACTCAAGGTGCTCCAAAGGTTTGGCAACAACGGCAGCGTGGCGTCTGTCTGGATCCTGCACCCTGGTGACGACCTGCCCAAAGAGCTGCAGCAGTATGCCAAACACAACAAAGAGCTCAGCCGAGTCGTGTGTGCCGTTGTGAAGTTTAATAGTCTGGAAGGGGCTCGGGAGGCCTTCAGCGCCCTgagggcggaggaggaggaggaggaggttgatgGGATAAGTTTACGTGTGGCACAAATGGGATTCAAGTCGGTGCGGGACTCAATCAGGTCTGAACCCCCAGAGGAGGAAAGCAGGAGCCAAACTGGGGAGATCCCACGCCCTCAGGAACATCCCCTTGACGTTATGAAGGTTAAAGTCGGGCCAGAACCTTCTCCTCCTCAGGATGTGTTTGAAGAACCTCGAGGAACATACTATCCACAAGTATGTTTCAAGGACTCAATGAAACAATACTTTGAAAAGCATTGTTTGCGCCCCCCTTATACACTGAAACAGGACAGTAGGATAGATTACTCCTGTGGAGACTGTAACGTGGAAAGCCCGTGGGTACTCAGGCGCAAGTGTGCCGCCACCGCTGCAGGTCACCTAGACATGACCCGGCCCAGGAACGTGCCCTATCTGATGCAGGGCGTCCTCCGTCAGCCGCGCGGCCCCGACGGCTCCAAGGGGTTTCACGCCAGAAGGGAATCATTCGGCAGCCTCGGATGA